The following proteins come from a genomic window of Pseudomonas sp. Z8(2022):
- a CDS encoding GntR family transcriptional regulator, which yields MNDQLQPLKKQPRAGKSSRSGTQDDVVYAHIFDAILEQRLAPGTKLSEEALGEIFGVSRTIIRRALSRLAHEGVVLLRPNRGAVVASPSVDEARQIFYARRLVERAITELAVEHATAEQLAELRQMVKDEQDSFSRGDRGAGIRLSGEFHLKLAEAARNAPLVSFQRSLVSQTSLIIAQYESGSRSHCSYDEHNQLIDAIEARDAERAVQLMMHHMDHIDSKLNLDEESASDDLHAVFSHLLQTKKKPGRSAANR from the coding sequence ATGAACGATCAATTGCAGCCTCTTAAGAAGCAGCCGCGTGCGGGCAAAAGCAGCCGCAGCGGGACTCAGGACGATGTCGTATATGCCCATATCTTCGATGCCATTCTTGAGCAGCGCCTGGCACCAGGCACCAAGCTGAGTGAAGAGGCGTTGGGCGAGATCTTCGGCGTCAGTCGCACCATCATTCGTCGCGCCCTGTCGCGCCTGGCCCATGAAGGGGTGGTGCTGCTGCGACCGAATCGCGGGGCGGTAGTGGCCAGCCCGAGCGTCGACGAAGCCCGGCAGATCTTCTACGCGCGCCGCCTGGTTGAGCGAGCCATCACCGAGCTGGCCGTCGAGCATGCCACCGCCGAACAGCTGGCCGAGCTGCGGCAGATGGTCAAGGACGAGCAGGACAGCTTCTCCCGTGGCGATCGTGGCGCTGGTATCCGTCTGTCCGGCGAGTTTCACCTGAAACTGGCCGAGGCTGCGCGCAATGCGCCGCTGGTGAGCTTCCAGCGCAGCCTGGTGTCGCAGACCTCGCTGATCATTGCCCAATACGAAAGCGGCAGCCGCTCGCACTGTTCCTACGACGAGCACAACCAGTTGATCGATGCCATCGAGGCGCGCGATGCCGAGCGTGCGGTGCAGTTGATGATGCATCACATGGATCACATCGACAGCAAGCTGAACCTGGACGAGGAAAGTGCCTCGGACGATCTGCACGCAGTGTTCTCGCACCTGTTGCAGACCAAGAAGAAGCCGGGCCGCAGCGCCGCCAATCGCTGA
- the guaD gene encoding guanine deaminase, which produces MSNTCKAYRAAILHSLADPAVVGVEQSYQYFEDGILLIENGKVAEVGAASDLLPKLAGVEVEHYRDALITPGFIDTHIHYPQTGMIASYGEQLLDWLNTYTFPTERQFEDKAHASDVAAIFLKELLRNGTTTALVFGTVHPQSVDAFFEQADRLNLRMIAGKVLMDRNAPDYLTDTAESGYAESKALIERWHGKGRLHYAVTPRFAPTSTPEQLELAGKLLGEYPDLYMHTHLSENRKEIEWVKELFPERKGYLDVYDHHKLIGPRAVFAHGVHLCDDECKRLAETGSAVAFCPTSNLFLGSGLFDLNKLEQHGVRVGLGTDVGAGTSFSQLQSLNEAYKVMQLQGKKLDPFKSLYLATLGGANALYLDDRLGNFLPGKDADFVVLDYNATPLMGYRMQQARTLEERLFALTMLGDDRTVKETFAAGVSVHQRD; this is translated from the coding sequence ATGAGCAACACCTGCAAAGCCTACCGCGCCGCCATCCTGCACAGCCTCGCCGACCCGGCCGTCGTCGGCGTCGAGCAGTCCTACCAGTATTTCGAGGACGGCATCCTGCTGATCGAGAACGGCAAGGTCGCCGAGGTCGGTGCGGCTTCGGACTTGCTGCCCAAGCTGGCGGGCGTCGAGGTCGAGCACTACCGTGACGCGCTAATCACCCCCGGTTTCATCGACACCCACATCCACTACCCGCAGACCGGCATGATCGCCTCCTACGGCGAACAGCTGCTGGATTGGCTCAACACCTACACCTTCCCGACCGAGCGCCAGTTCGAAGACAAGGCGCACGCCAGCGACGTAGCGGCGATCTTCCTCAAGGAGCTGCTGCGCAACGGCACTACCACTGCCCTGGTATTCGGCACGGTGCACCCGCAGTCGGTGGACGCCTTCTTCGAGCAGGCAGACAGACTCAACCTGCGCATGATCGCCGGCAAGGTGCTGATGGACCGTAACGCCCCGGACTACCTGACCGACACCGCCGAAAGCGGTTACGCCGAGAGCAAGGCACTGATCGAACGCTGGCACGGCAAGGGTCGCCTGCATTACGCCGTCACCCCGCGCTTCGCCCCGACCAGTACGCCGGAGCAACTCGAGCTGGCGGGCAAGCTGCTGGGTGAGTATCCGGACCTGTACATGCACACGCACCTGTCCGAAAACCGTAAGGAAATCGAATGGGTCAAGGAGCTGTTCCCCGAGCGCAAGGGCTATCTCGACGTCTACGATCACCACAAGCTGATCGGCCCACGCGCGGTGTTCGCCCACGGTGTGCACCTGTGCGACGACGAGTGCAAGCGCCTGGCGGAAACCGGCTCGGCAGTGGCCTTCTGCCCGACCTCCAACCTGTTCCTCGGCAGCGGCCTGTTTGACCTGAACAAGCTGGAGCAACACGGTGTGCGCGTCGGCCTGGGCACGGATGTGGGCGCCGGCACCAGTTTCAGCCAGCTGCAGTCGCTCAACGAGGCGTACAAGGTGATGCAGCTGCAGGGCAAGAAGCTCGACCCGTTCAAGTCGCTGTACCTGGCGACCCTGGGCGGTGCCAACGCGCTGTATCTGGACGACAGGCTGGGCAACTTCCTGCCCGGCAAGGACGCCGACTTCGTGGTGCTCGACTACAACGCCACGCCGCTTATGGGCTACCGCATGCAGCAGGCCAGGACTCTGGAAGAGCGCCTGTTCGCCCTGACCATGCTCGGCGATGACCGCACGGTGAAGGAAACCTTCGCGGCTGGTGTATCGGTGCATCAGCGCGACTGA
- the xdhC gene encoding xanthine dehydrogenase accessory protein XdhC, translated as MSWISALADLQQKGEPCVLVTIIEERGSTPRNSGSKMVVTAERIFETIGGGHLEYKAMEMAREMLASRCQDTRLERFSLGASLGQCCGGATVLLFEPMGQPQAQIAVFGAGHVGRALVPLLASLPCKVCWIDSRENEFPEHIPAGVEKIVNDEVVDEVENMPPGSYYIVMTHNHQLDLELTAAILKRGDFAYYGLIGSKTKRVKFEHRLRERGFEESLMARMRCPMGLAEVKGKLPVEIAVSIAGEVIATYNASFGQDVKKGESSVARLLPASRRS; from the coding sequence ATGAGCTGGATCAGCGCCCTCGCCGACCTGCAGCAAAAAGGAGAGCCCTGCGTTCTGGTGACCATCATCGAGGAACGCGGCTCGACGCCGCGCAATTCCGGCTCGAAGATGGTGGTCACCGCGGAACGCATCTTCGAGACCATCGGCGGCGGCCACCTGGAATACAAGGCCATGGAAATGGCCCGCGAGATGCTCGCCAGCCGCTGCCAGGACACCCGCCTGGAGCGCTTCTCCCTCGGTGCCAGCCTCGGCCAGTGCTGCGGCGGCGCCACCGTGCTGCTGTTCGAGCCGATGGGTCAGCCACAGGCGCAGATCGCCGTGTTCGGCGCCGGCCACGTCGGCCGCGCGCTGGTGCCGTTGCTCGCCAGCCTGCCGTGTAAGGTGTGCTGGATCGACTCACGGGAGAACGAGTTTCCCGAGCACATCCCGGCCGGCGTGGAGAAGATCGTCAATGACGAAGTCGTCGACGAGGTGGAGAACATGCCGCCCGGCAGTTACTACATCGTCATGACCCATAACCACCAGCTCGACCTGGAGCTGACCGCAGCAATCCTCAAACGCGGTGATTTCGCCTACTACGGCCTGATCGGCTCGAAGACCAAGCGCGTCAAGTTCGAACACCGCCTGCGCGAGCGCGGCTTCGAAGAATCGCTGATGGCACGCATGCGCTGCCCCATGGGCCTGGCCGAAGTAAAAGGCAAGCTTCCGGTGGAAATTGCGGTGTCCATCGCCGGCGAGGTGATCGCCACCTACAACGCCAGCTTTGGGCAGGACGTGAAGAAAGGCGAATCCAGCGTCGCCAGGCTTTTGCCGGCCTCGCGCCGGTCCTGA
- the xdhB gene encoding xanthine dehydrogenase molybdopterin binding subunit: protein MSSHIEHKSQEELAELFRAGMTTGVGRSVKHESADKHVSGEAVYVDDRLEFPNQLHVYARQSDRAHARILRIDTSPCYQFPGVAIAITKDDVPGQLDIGPVVAGDPLLADGKVEYVGQVVLAVAADSLETARKAAMAAIVEYEDLEPVLDVVEAYRKKHFVLDSHTHRIGDSASKLASAPRRLQGTLHIGGQEHFYLETQISSVMPTEDGGMLVYTSTQNPTEVQKLVAEVLGVPMNKIVIDMRRMGGGFGGKETQAAGPACLCAVIAHLTGRPTKMRLPRMEDMSMTGKRHPFYVEYDVGFDDDGLLHGIEMDLAGNCGYSPDLSGSIVDRAMFHSDNAYFLGNATINGHRCKTNTASNTAYRGFGGPQGMVAIEEVMDAVARSLGKDPLEVRKLNYYGKTERNVTHYHQTVEHNVIHEMTAELEESAEYAKRRREIVEFNQKSPVLKKGLAMTPVKFGISFTATFLNQAGALIHIYTDGSIHLNHGGTEMGQGLNTKVAQVVAEVFQVDISRIQITATNTDKVPNTSPTAASSGADLNGMAAKNAAETIKQRLVDFLVREYRVTPEDVEFRNGQVRVRDHFLSFEEMIQKAYFGQVSLSSTGFYRTPKIFYDRDQARGRPFYYYAYGVACVEVLVDTLTGEYRMLRADILHDVGDSLNPAIDIGQVEGAFVQGMGWLTTEELVWNAKGKLMTNGPASYKIPAIADMPIDLRVKLVENRKNPEDTVFHSKAVGEPPFMLGIAAWCALKDAVASLADYKVQPQIDAPATPERVLWGVEQMRKLKAQSKAANAVEVEPA from the coding sequence ATGTCCAGTCATATCGAACACAAATCCCAGGAAGAGCTGGCCGAACTGTTCCGCGCCGGCATGACCACCGGCGTCGGCCGCAGCGTCAAGCACGAGAGCGCGGACAAGCACGTGTCCGGCGAGGCTGTCTATGTCGACGACCGCCTGGAATTCCCCAACCAGCTGCATGTCTACGCGCGCCAGTCGGATCGCGCCCACGCGCGCATCCTGCGCATCGATACCAGCCCCTGCTACCAGTTCCCCGGCGTGGCCATCGCCATCACCAAGGATGACGTGCCGGGCCAGCTGGACATCGGCCCGGTGGTCGCAGGCGACCCGCTGCTGGCCGATGGCAAGGTGGAGTATGTCGGCCAGGTGGTGCTGGCAGTCGCCGCCGACAGCCTGGAGACCGCACGCAAGGCGGCCATGGCCGCGATCGTCGAATACGAGGACCTGGAGCCGGTGCTCGACGTGGTCGAGGCTTACCGCAAGAAACACTTCGTGCTCGACAGCCACACCCACCGCATCGGTGACTCGGCCAGCAAGCTGGCCAGCGCCCCGCGTCGCCTGCAGGGCACCCTGCATATCGGTGGCCAGGAGCACTTCTACCTGGAAACCCAGATTTCCTCGGTGATGCCCACCGAAGATGGCGGCATGCTGGTCTACACCTCGACACAGAACCCCACCGAGGTGCAGAAGCTGGTCGCCGAGGTGCTCGGCGTGCCGATGAACAAGATCGTCATCGACATGCGCCGCATGGGCGGCGGCTTCGGCGGCAAGGAAACCCAGGCCGCCGGCCCGGCCTGTCTGTGCGCGGTGATCGCGCACCTCACCGGTCGGCCGACCAAGATGCGTCTGCCGCGCATGGAAGACATGAGCATGACCGGCAAGCGTCACCCCTTCTATGTCGAATACGACGTGGGCTTCGATGACGATGGCCTGCTGCACGGTATCGAGATGGACCTGGCCGGCAACTGCGGCTACTCGCCGGACCTGTCCGGCTCCATCGTCGACCGCGCCATGTTCCACTCGGACAACGCCTACTTCCTCGGCAACGCCACCATCAACGGCCATCGTTGCAAGACCAACACAGCCTCGAACACCGCCTACCGCGGCTTCGGCGGCCCGCAGGGCATGGTCGCCATCGAGGAAGTGATGGATGCGGTCGCGCGCAGTCTGGGCAAGGACCCGCTGGAGGTGCGCAAGCTCAACTACTACGGCAAGACCGAGCGTAACGTCACTCACTACCACCAGACCGTCGAGCACAACGTCATCCACGAGATGACCGCCGAGCTCGAGGAAAGCGCCGAGTACGCCAAGCGTCGCCGCGAAATCGTCGAGTTCAACCAGAAAAGCCCGGTGCTGAAGAAAGGCCTGGCCATGACCCCGGTGAAGTTCGGCATCAGTTTCACCGCCACCTTCCTCAACCAGGCCGGCGCGCTGATCCACATCTACACCGACGGTTCGATCCACCTGAACCACGGTGGCACCGAGATGGGCCAGGGCCTCAACACCAAGGTCGCGCAGGTCGTGGCTGAAGTGTTCCAGGTGGACATCTCGCGCATCCAGATCACTGCCACCAACACCGACAAGGTGCCCAACACCTCGCCCACCGCGGCCTCCAGCGGCGCTGACCTCAACGGCATGGCAGCCAAGAACGCGGCCGAAACCATCAAGCAGCGTCTGGTGGACTTCCTGGTGCGCGAATACCGGGTCACCCCGGAGGACGTGGAGTTCCGCAACGGCCAGGTGCGCGTGCGCGATCACTTCCTGTCGTTCGAAGAGATGATCCAGAAGGCCTATTTCGGTCAGGTCTCGCTGTCTTCTACCGGTTTCTACCGCACGCCGAAGATTTTCTATGACCGGGACCAAGCGCGCGGCCGCCCCTTCTACTACTACGCCTACGGCGTGGCCTGCGTGGAAGTGCTGGTGGATACCCTGACCGGCGAATACCGCATGCTGCGCGCCGACATCCTGCATGACGTGGGCGACTCGCTGAACCCGGCCATCGACATCGGCCAGGTCGAGGGTGCCTTCGTTCAGGGCATGGGCTGGCTGACCACCGAGGAGTTGGTGTGGAACGCCAAGGGCAAGCTGATGACCAACGGCCCGGCCAGCTACAAGATTCCGGCCATTGCCGACATGCCCATCGACCTGCGGGTGAAGCTGGTGGAAAACCGCAAGAATCCGGAAGACACCGTGTTCCACTCCAAGGCCGTCGGCGAGCCGCCGTTCATGCTCGGCATCGCGGCCTGGTGCGCCCTCAAGGATGCGGTGGCCAGCCTGGCCGACTACAAGGTACAGCCGCAGATCGACGCCCCGGCCACCCCTGAACGCGTGCTCTGGGGTGTGGAGCAGATGCGCAAGCTGAAAGCACAGAGCAAGGCAGCCAACGCTGTCGAGGTCGAGCCGGCCTGA
- the xdhA gene encoding xanthine dehydrogenase small subunit, whose protein sequence is MIQFLLNRELRTEHALDPNVTVLNYLREHVGKTGTKEGCASGDCGACTVVVGELDGERVRYRTLNSCLTFVSSLHGKQLITVEDLKHQGKLHSVQQAMVDCHGSQCGFCTPGFIMSLFALQKNSSGFDKGATMEALAGNLCRCTGYRPIIDAAEQACCQKQPDQFDAFETDTVAKLKSIAPRETAELNSGDKRCLVPLTVADLADLYTANPEARLLAGGTDLALEVTQFHRELPVMIYVGHIEDMKRIEVTDEAIEIGAAAALSDCYEALSHEYPDFGELLHRFASLQIRNQGTLGGNIGNASPIGDAPPLLIALGAQIALRQGNTRRILPLQDYFLDYKVTACQEAEFIEKIIVPRKQANQAFRAYKVSKRLDDDISAVCAAFNLTIEDGVVRDARIAFGGMAAIPKRASACEAALVGSAWYPGVIERACDALGEDFTPLSDFRASKEYRLLTAQNLLRKFFLEQQSPEVETRVTAYA, encoded by the coding sequence TTGATCCAGTTTTTACTCAACCGGGAGCTGCGCACAGAGCACGCCCTGGACCCCAACGTCACCGTGCTCAACTACCTGCGTGAGCATGTCGGCAAAACCGGAACCAAGGAAGGCTGCGCCTCCGGCGACTGCGGTGCCTGCACCGTGGTGGTGGGCGAGCTCGATGGCGAGCGCGTGCGCTACCGCACCCTCAATTCCTGCCTGACCTTCGTTTCCAGCCTGCATGGCAAGCAGCTGATCACCGTCGAAGACCTCAAGCACCAGGGCAAGCTGCACAGCGTGCAGCAGGCGATGGTCGACTGCCACGGCTCGCAGTGCGGCTTCTGCACCCCCGGCTTCATCATGTCGCTGTTCGCCCTGCAGAAGAACTCCAGCGGCTTCGACAAGGGCGCGACGATGGAAGCTCTGGCCGGCAACCTGTGCCGCTGCACCGGCTATCGACCGATCATCGACGCAGCCGAACAGGCCTGCTGCCAGAAGCAGCCGGATCAGTTCGACGCCTTCGAAACTGACACCGTGGCCAAGCTCAAGTCCATCGCCCCGCGCGAGACGGCCGAGCTCAACAGTGGTGACAAGCGCTGCCTGGTGCCGCTGACCGTGGCCGACCTGGCCGATCTCTACACCGCCAACCCAGAAGCGCGCCTGCTCGCCGGCGGCACCGACCTGGCGCTGGAAGTCACCCAGTTCCATCGCGAGCTGCCGGTAATGATCTATGTCGGCCACATCGAGGACATGAAACGCATCGAAGTGACCGACGAGGCCATCGAGATCGGTGCTGCCGCGGCCCTGTCCGACTGCTACGAAGCGCTGTCGCACGAATACCCGGACTTCGGCGAGCTGCTGCACCGCTTTGCCTCCCTGCAAATCCGCAACCAGGGCACCCTGGGCGGCAACATCGGCAACGCCTCGCCCATCGGCGACGCCCCACCGCTGCTGATCGCCCTCGGCGCGCAGATCGCCCTGCGTCAGGGCAACACGCGGCGCATTCTGCCGTTGCAGGACTACTTCCTCGACTACAAGGTGACCGCCTGCCAGGAAGCCGAATTCATCGAGAAGATCATCGTGCCGCGCAAGCAGGCCAACCAGGCGTTCCGCGCCTACAAGGTTTCCAAGCGTCTGGACGACGACATTTCCGCCGTCTGCGCGGCCTTCAACCTGACCATCGAAGACGGCGTGGTGCGCGATGCGCGCATCGCCTTCGGTGGCATGGCCGCCATCCCCAAACGTGCCAGCGCCTGCGAGGCGGCTCTGGTCGGCTCGGCCTGGTATCCGGGTGTGATCGAACGCGCCTGCGACGCGCTGGGTGAAGACTTCACCCCGCTGTCGGATTTCCGCGCCAGCAAGGAATACCGCCTGCTCACTGCCCAGAACCTGCTGCGCAAGTTCTTCCTGGAGCAGCAGTCGCCCGAGGTCGAAACCCGGGTTACCGCCTACGCATAA
- a CDS encoding GntR family transcriptional regulator yields MTFKAPDSLAEQIARYLAERIIRGELKERERIQEQKVTQALNVSRGSVREALLILERRHLIVILPRRGAHVSELTAHHVTSLYALTIELYIMLARAVIERWQVETDLAPFLDIQRRLQDSLERGDIDTFVELSFDVMRAAFPFADNPYLQETLENLLPAISRTYHLALERRKGEMGQFMNTFANLLQAIISRDPVRAREVLQAYGDHNCQLVLATLAER; encoded by the coding sequence ATGACGTTCAAGGCCCCGGACAGCCTCGCCGAGCAAATTGCCCGTTACCTGGCCGAACGCATCATTCGCGGTGAGCTCAAGGAACGTGAGCGCATCCAGGAGCAGAAGGTCACCCAGGCGCTTAATGTCAGCCGAGGCTCGGTACGCGAAGCGCTTCTGATTCTTGAACGTCGCCATCTGATCGTGATCCTGCCGCGCCGTGGCGCCCACGTCAGCGAGCTGACTGCACACCACGTCACCAGCCTTTATGCCCTGACCATCGAGCTTTACATCATGCTGGCCCGCGCGGTAATCGAGCGCTGGCAGGTGGAAACCGATCTGGCTCCCTTCCTCGACATTCAGCGCCGGCTGCAGGACAGCCTCGAGCGTGGCGATATCGACACCTTCGTCGAACTCAGCTTCGACGTGATGCGAGCAGCCTTTCCCTTCGCCGACAACCCCTATCTGCAGGAAACCCTGGAGAACCTGCTGCCGGCCATCAGCCGTACCTACCACCTGGCGCTGGAGCGGCGCAAAGGCGAGATGGGCCAGTTCATGAACACCTTCGCCAATCTGCTGCAGGCGATCATCAGCCGCGACCCGGTGCGAGCACGCGAGGTGCTGCAGGCGTATGGCGATCACAACTGCCAGCTGGTGCTGGCGACCCTGGCCGAGCGCTGA
- the smc gene encoding chromosome segregation protein SMC, whose product MRLKSIKLAGFKSFVDPTTVSFPSNMAAVVGPNGCGKSNIIDAVRWVMGESSAKNLRGESMTDVIFNGSNTRKPVTQASIELIFDNSDNSLVGEYAAFAEISIRRRVTRDGQNTYFLNGTKCRRRDITDIFLGTGLGPRSYSIIEQGMISKLIEAKPEELRNFIEEAAGISKYKERRRETENRIRRTQENLARLTDLREELERQLERLHRQAQAAEKYQEYKAEERQLKAQLLALRWQTLNQQVGSREQVIGDQEVAFEALVAEQRSADAAIERLRDGHHELSERFNQVQGRFYSVGGDIARVEQSIQHGQQRLRQLQDDLREAEKARLETESHLGHDRTLLATLGEELEMLLPEQEMTAAAAEESAASLEEAEAAMHGWQEQWDGFNQRSAEPRRQAEVQQSRIAQLEQSLERLAERQRRLNEELQQLAADPEDAAILELNEQLAAGELEHEALQLAEEQQAERLQQLREEMQQAGQAQQQAQGELQRLNGRLASLEALQQAALDPGQGAGEWLREQNLLQRPRLAEGLRVEPGWELAVETVLGADLQAVLLDDFAGLDFSALEQGELRLASPASGGARRAGSLLDKVESNHDLSPWLAAVRPVESLEQALAARAQLAEGESLISRDGYWVGRHFLRVRRAAESESGVLARGQELERLQLEREEREAALTQLDERLLGLRDEQRVQEEQREQQRRQGQELARQLSELKAKLSASQARAEQLGLRRRRLQDELQEAAEQREIEQEQLGEARLQLQDALDAMALDNEQRESLLASRDDLRERLDRVRQEARQHKDHAHQLAVRVGSLKAQHDSTRQALERLEMQAERLHERREQLSLNLEEGEAPLEELRIKLEELLERRMAVDEELRLARLALEDADRELRDAEKRRTQAEQQAQMLRSQLEQQRMDWQSLNVRRKALADQLAEDNYDLHGVIATLPAEATESAWEEELERMAARIARLGPINLAAIDEYQQQSERKRYLDAQDADLVEALETLENVIRKIDKETRNRFKDTFDQINGGLQALFPKVFGGGNAYLELTGEDLLDTGVTIMARPPGKKNSTIHLLSGGEKALTALALVFSIFQLNPAPFCMLDEVDAPLDDANVGRYARLVKEMSATVQFIYITHNKIAMEMADQLMGVTMHEPGCSRLVAVDVEEALAMVDA is encoded by the coding sequence ATGCGCCTGAAAAGCATAAAACTGGCGGGCTTCAAGTCCTTCGTCGACCCGACGACGGTGAGCTTTCCCAGCAACATGGCGGCGGTGGTCGGGCCCAACGGCTGCGGCAAGTCCAACATCATCGACGCCGTACGCTGGGTGATGGGCGAGAGTTCGGCGAAGAACCTGCGCGGCGAGTCGATGACTGACGTCATCTTCAACGGCTCCAACACGCGCAAGCCGGTGACCCAGGCCTCCATCGAACTGATCTTCGACAACAGCGACAACTCGCTGGTGGGCGAGTACGCCGCCTTCGCCGAGATTTCCATCCGCCGCCGGGTCACCCGCGACGGGCAGAACACCTATTTCCTTAACGGCACCAAGTGCCGTCGCCGCGACATCACCGACATCTTCCTCGGCACCGGTCTGGGCCCGCGCAGTTACTCGATCATCGAGCAGGGCATGATCAGCAAACTGATCGAGGCCAAGCCCGAGGAGCTGCGCAACTTCATCGAGGAAGCCGCCGGCATCTCCAAGTACAAGGAGCGCCGCCGCGAGACCGAGAACCGCATCCGCCGCACCCAGGAAAACCTGGCGCGTCTGACCGACCTGCGCGAGGAGCTGGAACGCCAGCTCGAACGCCTGCACCGCCAGGCCCAGGCAGCGGAGAAGTATCAGGAATACAAGGCCGAGGAGCGGCAGCTCAAGGCGCAGCTGCTGGCCCTGCGCTGGCAGACCCTCAACCAGCAGGTCGGCAGCCGCGAACAGGTCATCGGCGATCAGGAAGTGGCTTTCGAGGCCCTGGTGGCCGAGCAGCGCAGCGCCGATGCCGCCATCGAGCGCCTGCGCGACGGCCATCACGAATTGAGCGAGCGTTTCAATCAGGTGCAGGGGCGCTTCTATTCGGTCGGTGGCGATATCGCCCGCGTCGAGCAGAGCATCCAGCACGGCCAGCAGCGTCTGCGTCAGTTGCAGGACGATTTGCGCGAGGCGGAAAAGGCGCGTCTGGAAACCGAATCGCACCTTGGCCATGACCGCACCCTGCTGGCCACCCTGGGCGAAGAGCTGGAAATGCTCCTGCCCGAGCAGGAAATGACGGCCGCTGCCGCCGAAGAGTCTGCGGCCAGTCTGGAAGAAGCCGAAGCCGCCATGCATGGCTGGCAGGAGCAGTGGGACGGATTCAACCAGCGCAGCGCCGAACCGCGCCGCCAGGCCGAGGTGCAGCAGTCGCGCATCGCCCAGCTGGAGCAGAGTCTGGAGCGTCTGGCCGAACGCCAGCGCCGTCTGAACGAAGAATTGCAGCAACTGGCGGCCGACCCGGAAGACGCCGCCATTCTCGAATTGAACGAGCAGCTGGCCGCCGGCGAGCTGGAACATGAAGCGCTGCAGTTGGCCGAAGAGCAGCAGGCCGAGCGACTGCAGCAACTGCGCGAAGAGATGCAACAAGCCGGTCAGGCCCAGCAGCAGGCGCAAGGCGAACTGCAGCGGCTGAATGGCCGTCTGGCGTCGCTGGAGGCGCTGCAACAGGCTGCGCTGGATCCGGGGCAGGGCGCCGGCGAGTGGCTGCGCGAGCAGAACCTGCTGCAGCGTCCGCGCCTGGCCGAAGGGCTGCGCGTCGAGCCGGGCTGGGAACTGGCTGTGGAAACCGTACTTGGCGCCGATCTGCAGGCCGTGCTGCTGGATGATTTCGCCGGTCTGGATTTCTCTGCGCTGGAGCAGGGCGAGCTGCGTCTGGCCAGCCCGGCTTCGGGTGGTGCCCGTCGCGCCGGCAGCCTATTGGACAAGGTCGAGTCGAACCATGACCTGTCGCCCTGGCTGGCTGCGGTACGCCCGGTGGAATCGCTGGAGCAGGCGCTGGCTGCGCGTGCGCAACTGGCCGAGGGCGAGAGCCTGATCAGTCGCGACGGTTACTGGGTCGGCCGGCATTTCCTGCGCGTGCGTCGTGCCGCCGAGTCCGAAAGTGGCGTGCTGGCCCGTGGTCAGGAGCTGGAGCGTCTGCAGCTGGAGCGCGAGGAGCGCGAAGCGGCCCTGACGCAACTGGACGAGCGCCTGCTGGGGCTGCGCGACGAACAACGTGTTCAGGAAGAGCAGCGTGAGCAGCAGCGCCGTCAGGGCCAGGAACTGGCGCGGCAACTGAGTGAGTTGAAGGCAAAGTTGTCCGCCAGCCAGGCCAGGGCCGAGCAGTTGGGCCTGCGCCGTCGTCGTCTGCAGGATGAACTGCAGGAGGCGGCCGAGCAGCGCGAGATCGAGCAGGAGCAACTGGGCGAAGCGCGTCTGCAACTGCAGGACGCATTGGACGCCATGGCCCTGGACAATGAGCAGCGCGAAAGCCTGCTGGCCAGTCGCGACGATCTGCGCGAGCGCCTCGATCGCGTGCGTCAGGAAGCCCGTCAGCACAAGGATCACGCCCACCAGCTGGCGGTGCGCGTCGGCTCGCTCAAGGCCCAGCACGACTCCACCCGCCAGGCGCTGGAGCGCCTGGAAATGCAGGCCGAACGCCTGCACGAGCGGCGCGAGCAGTTGTCGCTGAACCTGGAAGAGGGCGAGGCGCCGCTGGAGGAGCTGCGCATCAAACTTGAGGAACTGCTCGAACGGCGCATGGCGGTGGACGAGGAGCTGCGTCTGGCGCGTCTGGCGCTGGAAGATGCCGACCGCGAACTGCGTGATGCCGAGAAGCGCCGCACCCAGGCCGAGCAGCAGGCGCAGATGCTGCGCAGCCAGCTGGAACAGCAGCGCATGGACTGGCAGTCGCTCAACGTGCGGCGCAAGGCCCTGGCCGATCAGCTTGCCGAGGACAACTACGACCTGCACGGGGTGATCGCCACGCTCCCGGCCGAGGCCACGGAAAGCGCCTGGGAGGAAGAACTGGAGCGCATGGCCGCGCGTATCGCCCGTCTCGGGCCGATCAACCTGGCGGCCATCGACGAGTATCAGCAGCAGTCCGAGCGCAAACGTTATCTCGACGCGCAGGACGCCGACCTGGTCGAGGCGCTGGAAACCCTGGAGAACGTCATTCGCAAGATCGACAAGGAAACGCGCAATCGTTTCAAGGACACCTTCGATCAGATCAATGGCGGTTTGCAGGCACTCTTTCCAAAAGTTTTCGGTGGCGGCAACGCTTATTTGGAACTCACCGGCGAAGATCTACTCGATACCGGTGTAACCATCATGGCGCGGCCCCCGGGCAAGAAGAACAGCACCATTCATTTGCTCTCCGGTGGAGAGAAGGCATTGACTGCCCTGGCACTGGTGTTTTCCATCTTCCAGCTCAATCCGGCGCCGTTCTGCATGTTGGACGAAGTGGATGCACCACTCGACGATGCCAACGTCGGACGCTATGCGCGGCTGGTCAAGGAGATGTCGGCGACGGTGCAGTTCATCTATATCACCCACAACAAGATCGCCATGGAAATGGCCGATCAACTGATGGGGGTCACCATGCACGAGCCGGGCTGCTCGCGACTGGTGGCCGTGGATGTCGAGGAGGCGTTGGCGATGGTGGATGCGTGA